In a single window of the Enoplosus armatus isolate fEnoArm2 chromosome 15, fEnoArm2.hap1, whole genome shotgun sequence genome:
- the LOC139298118 gene encoding G-protein coupled receptor family C group 6 member A-like, whose product MFLLWLFVSIVSVFCPCSGEHSPLQAYSPGDIIIGGLFPIHTQTDRNATQGPLTCSEYDFQMFLRSQVMIYAIGEINQRTPRVLPNFTLGYDIYDTCGDVSFAIRATHQLLKNHSDPQSCFAPANYQSAMPEPKTKAVIGERYSEVSVAVARVFALSSVAQISYSSTSELLSRKLKFPTFLRTIPSDGYQTKAIAKLVELFNWKTVAIVGSDDEYGKYGKDSLVDILTEMKDVCIDFIDILPDNFSQNNSQTHRRLSALVCSITNSSAEAIIVFTKGANVNVIMEAAIKYNLNRTWIASDAWSTSTKISALPGIEKAGEVFGFISKRNEVPGFKDHVISMFKGTTNAILKHYLTLNPLCSNQSEENRASNCSPRYSQQGSKQCLDLLCLANYIDQDESYNIYLAVQVIVEGLRLLLKCDSHQCERSAKFTALELLMEIKKVNFNVNNTHIFFDPNGDPHLGYDIVYWNFTESKQGTHIKTIGEYSAHKTIKFPEDLVRNMRNVTVTAYNCSKTCKPGQELKKQGKLCCSDCVPCANGEFSAVNGDKCKRCDSDKYSSPQRDRCLDKTVEFLHWSDPFIIILSSLGVFGIIVTIVFAILFTIYRNTPLVKAVGGYLCFLELFSLLVCFCLTFTFAGIPTAASCMVGLPLFGIAFSLCISCILANLLQILVGFNFDLKIGSWIKKLNQPVAVVTIVSGIQLALCVPWLYFCPPEPAQKHFGKIILYQCNKGSKKFFIAMLGYNASLALICFLFAFKGKQLPDLYKNASLITSSMMLFLIIWILFIPIYINLFGKYKRAIESAAILISSYSILGCHLAPKCYIMVFRKEINNENAITEYIRKHYEQTDTAVVKS is encoded by the exons ATGTTCTTGTTATGGTTATTTGTCAGTATCGTGAGTGTATTTTGCCCTTGTTCAGGAGAGCATAGTCCTCTGCAAGCATACTCTCCTGGAGACATCATCATTGGAGGACTTTTCcctattcacacacaaaccGACAGAAACGCAACGCAGGGACCACTCACCTGTAGTGA GTATGATTTCCAAATGTTCCTTCGCTCTCAAGTGATGATATACGCCATCGGAGAAATAAACCAGCGCACGCCAAGGGTTCTGCCTAACTTCACCTTAGGATATGACATCTATGACACTTGCGGAGATGTCAGCTTTGCCATCAGAGCAACGCACCAGCTGCTGAAGAACCACTCAGACCCTCAGAGCTGTTTTGCACCTGCAAACTATCAATCTGCTATGCCTGAACCCAAAACGAAGGCGGTGATTGGTGAAAGGTATTCTGAAGTATCAGTAGCTGTTGCACGAGTATTTGCTCTGTCATCCGTTGCCcag ATTAGCTATTCATCAACTAGCGAGCTGCTCAGCAGGAAGTTGAAGTTCCCCACTTTTCTGCGAACAATACCTAGTGATGGGTATCAGACAAAGGCCATTGCTAAACTGGTGGAGCTGTTTAATTGGAAAACAGTGGCCATTGTAGGAAGTGATGATGAGTATGGGAAGTACGGCAAAGATAGCCTTGTGGACATCTTAACTGAAATGAAGGATGTCTGCATTGATTTCATTGACATCCTGCCTGATAACTTTTCCCAGAACAATTCCCAAACCCATAGAAGGCTGTCTGCGCTGGTGTGCAGTATCACAAATTCCTCCGCCGAGGCCATCATCGTGTTCACAAAGGGCGCCAATGTTAATGTCATCATGGAAGCAGCTATTAAATACAACCTCAACAGAACTTGGATTGCAAGTGATGCGTGGTCCACCTCGACAAAGATCTCTGCACTGCCAGGCATTGAGAAGGCCGGGGAGGTTTTCGGATTCATCTCGAAGAGAAATGAGGTGCCTGGTTTTAAAGACCACGTCATCTCAATGTTCAAAGGAACCACTAACGCCATTCTCAAACATTACCTGACTCTTAATCCCCTTTGCTCTAATCAGTCCGAGGAGAACAGAGCAAGTAACTGCTCGCCAAGATACAGCCAACAGGGGTCCAAGCAATGTCTGGACCTACTCTGTTTGGCCAATTACATTGACCAGGATGAATCATACAACATCTACTTAGCTGTTCAAGTCATTGTTGAGGGCCTCAGACTCTTGCTCAAGTGTGACAGCCACCAGTGTGAACGGAGCGCCAAATTTACAGCCTTGGAG cttctTATGGAAATCAAAAAAGTCAACTTCAATGTGAACAACACCCATATATTCTTTGACCCTAATGGAGACCCCCATTTAGGATATGATATTGTATATTGGAACTTTACTGAATCCAAACAGGGGACACACATAAAAACCATTGGAGAATACAGtgcacacaaaacaatcaaattcCCAGAAGATCTTGTTAGAAATATGCGCAATGTGACG gtAACTGCTTACAACTGCTCTAAAACGTGCAAACCAGGGCAGGAGCTGAAAAAGCAGGGCAAACTGTGCTGCAGTGATTGCGTTCCATGTGCAAATGGAGAGTTTTCCGCTGTAAATG GAGACAAGTGTAAACGCTGCGATTCAGATAAGTATTCATCTCCACAGAGAGATAGGTGTTTGGACAAAACTGTTGAATTCCTACACTGGTCAGATCCCTTTATCATCATTTTGAGTTCCTTGGGAGTCTTTGGGATAATTGTTACCATTGTGTTTGCTATTTTGTTTACAATCTATCGTAACACTCCCCTTGTGAAAGCTGTTGGAGGTTACTTGTGTTTCTTGGAGCTTTTTTCCTTGCTGGTCTGCTTCTGCCTTACATTTACCTTCGCAGGAATACCCACTGCAGCCTCCTGCATGGTAGGCCTGCCTCTCTTCGGCATAGCCTTTTCCCTTTGCATCTCCTGCATTCTGGCCAACCTGCTCCAAATCTTAGTGGGCTTCAACTTTGACCTGAAGATAGGGTCCTGGATAAAGAAGCTCAATCAGCCAGTGGCTGTGGTGACCATTGTCTCTGGAATCCAGTTGGCCCTGTGTGTGCCATGGCTCTACTTTTGCCCTCCAGAGCCTGCTCAAAAACATTTTGGCAAGATCATCCTGTACCAGTGTAACAAAGGCTCTAAGAAGTTCTTTATAGCCATGTTAGGCTACAACGCTTCCTTGGCCCtaatttgtttcctgtttgcattCAAAGGTAAACAGTTGCCCGATTTGTATAAAAATGCAAGTTTAATCACCTCCAGTATGAtgctgtttttaatcatttggaTCCTCTTCATCCCGATTTATATCAATTTGTTTGGGAAGTACAAACGAGCCATTGAAAGTGCGGCCATTCTCATTTCTAGCTACAGCATCCTGGGCTGTCACTTGGCTCCAAAGTGTTACATTATGGTGTTCAGGAAAGAGATTAATAATGAGAACGCCATTACTGAGTACATCAGGAAGCATTATGAGCAGACAGACACGGCTGTGGTGAAAtcctaa
- the odc1 gene encoding ornithine decarboxylase, with product MNTVTPTEFEFSFLEEGFSARDIVEQKINESSMTDDRDAFYVCDLGDVLKKHLRWVRSLPRVTPFYAVKCNDSRAVVMTLASLGTGFDCASKTEIQLVQSLGVDPSRIIYANPCKQVSQIKYASAHGVQMMTFDSEVELMKVARCHENAKLVLRIATDDSKAVCRLSVKFGAPLKACRGLLERAKELGLDVIGVSFHVGSGCTDPETYTQAITDARCVFDMGDELGFNMDLLDIGGGFPGSDDAELKFEEITAVINPALDKYFPADTGIKVIAEPGRFYVASAYTLVVNIIAKKVIMDEEPVSDEEDEATNDRTLMYYVNDGVYGSFNCILYDHAHCLPTLHKKPKPDEVMYPCSIWGPTCDGLDRIVEQCNLPDLQVGDWLVFDNMGAYTVAASSTFNGFQRPDMHYVMSRPAWQHVQQICSQGMPAPAEETCLFEVPACCGRESSLEMPTKPCQAHVV from the exons ATGAACACTGTCACTCCTACTGAGTTCGAATTCTCTTTCCTGGAGGAGGGTTTCTCTGCCCGGGATATTGTTGAGCAGAAGATCAATGAGTCATCCATGACT GATGACAGGGACGCCTTTTACGTCTGTGACCTGGGAGATGTGCTGAAGAAACATCTGCGCTGGGTGAGGTCCCTGCCTCGCGTCACTCCTTTCTATGCCGTCAAATGCAATGACAGCCGGGCTGTAGTTATGACACTGGCATCCCTGGGGACTGGCTTTGACTGTGCAAGCAAG ACCGAGATTCAGCTGGTTCAGTCTCTGGGAGTGGATCCAAGCAGAATCATCTACGCCAACCCCTGCAAGCAAGTTTCTCAGATCAAGTATGCGTCTGCCCATGGAGTCCAGATGATGACCTTTGATAGCGAGGTGGAACTCATGAAAGTAGCCCGCTGTCATGAAAATGCCAA GCTGGTGCTGCGTATAGCCACAGATGACTCAAAGGCAGTGTGTCGCCTGAGTGTGAAGTTTGGGGCCCCACTTAAAGCTTGTCGAGGTCTTCTGGAGCGGGCTAAAGAACTGGGGCTGGATGTGATCGGCGTCAGCTTCCATGTTGGCAGTGGCTGCACTGATCCCGAGACCTACACCCAGGCTATCACTGATGCCCGCTGCGTCTTTGATATGGGC GATGAGCTGGGCTTCAACATGGACCTGTTGGATATTGGAGGTGGTTTCCCTGGTTCAGATGATGCTGAACTCAAATTTGAAGAG aTCACAGCAGTAATCAACCCAGCCCTGGATAAGTATTTCCCTGCTGACACTGGCATTAAGGTCATTGCTGAGCCAGGGCGCTTTTATGTGGCCTCTGCTTACACACTGGTTGTCAACATCATTGCCAAGAAGGTCATCATGGACGAGGAGCCAGTCTCTGATG AGGAAGATGAAGCGACCAATGATAGGACTCTGATGTACTATGTCAACGATGGCGTGTACGGATCCTTCAACTGTATACTTTATGACCATGCTCACTGTTTGCCAACACTACACAAG AAGCCAAAGCCAGATGAGGTCATGTACCCCTGCAGTATCTGGGGCCCAACATGTGACGGCCTTGATCGCATTGTTGAGCAGTGTAACCTGCCTGACCTGCAGGTGGGTGACTGGCTGGTCTTTGACAACATGGGTGCCTACACCGTGGccgcctcctccaccttcaATGGCTTCCAAAGACCTGACATGCATTATGTCATGTCCCGCCCTGCCTG GCAACATGTGCAGCAGATCTGTTCCCAGGGCATGCCAGCTCCTGCAGAGGAGACTTGCCTGTTTGAAGTGCCAGCCTGCTGTGGCAGGGAGAGCAGCCTGGAGATGCCTACTAAGCCCTGCCAGGCCCATGTAGTTTAA